The nucleotide sequence ACCGAACGTTTTACCATTCTTGCTTTTGATATTCCCGGAAATGGTTACGACAATAAAATCGAAAATCTAATTACAAATTATAAGGATTTTAGCACTAAAATAATCGCACAATTGTTCTGGAAAGCCTTGGAGAAATTAAACATTTCAGAATTATTTGCCATTATTGGTGGAAGTTTAGGCGGAGCAATTGCTTGGGAAATGATCTTTCTTCAACCAAATAAAATCGAATTATTGATTCCGATTGCGTGTAATTATAAAGCCTCGGATTGGTTAATTGGTAATGTTTTAGTTCAGGATTCTATTTTAAATCATTCATCAAATCCTATTGAAGATGCTCGAATGCACGCAATGCTTTTGTACAGAACGCCCGAATCTTTTCAAGCAAAATTCCAAAATAAATACGATGATTCACACCAATCTTTTCAAGTAGAAAGCTGGTTAAATTATCACGGAAAAGCTTTAAAAGATCGATTCAAACTCGATTCATATAAATTAATGAATCATCTTTTAAAAACCATTGGTCAAGATATTTCGAAAGACGATTTCAACAATTTCCTTCAAAATACCAACACTAAAATTCAAATAATTTCGGTGAATTCAGATTATATGTTCACAGAAAAAGAACAAAATAGAACCTATCAATTTATAAAAAAACACTATCCAAATATACAATACAGCATCATAGAATCGATTCACGGACACGATGCTTTTTTAATAGAATACGAACAATTAGATCAAATTTTAAAAAAACATTTTAAAAAAACATAACATGAAAATTATAAAGTTTGGCGGAAAATCATTGGCAACGCTGCACAAAAACGCCCATTTATTCCAAATCATAGAAAAAAACTTGAATTTATCGGCACTGATTATTGTGGTTTCGGCAATAGGAAACACAACCGATTTATTGTTAGAATTATTACAAAAAGCGAAAAATCAACTTCCTTATAATGATACGTTAGAAGAATTAAAGAGATTGAATTTTTATCCAAAAATTGATACCGAAGAGCATTTTAAGTTGATAGAAAACATTTTGCAAGGCGTTTCGCTTATTCAGGATTTTAGTCCAAAAGTACAAGATTTGTTAGTTGCACAAGGCGAATTAATCAGTTCAAAAGTAGTAACTCAGCTTCTTTTAAATCAAAATTTACAGGCAACTTTCCTAAACAGTACACAGCTAATTAAAACCGATGCTTATTTTACAGCAGCAAACGTAAACGAAACATTGACCGAAATCGAAATTCAAGACTTTTTACAGAGATATTCAAACAACAAATTGATTGTTTTAGGCGGATTTATTGGAAGTACGACAGAAAACGAAATCACAACTTTAGGAAGAAACGGAAGCAATCTTACCGCTGCATTATTCGCGAAATACGCAAATGCCGAAGAATTTTTAAACTTTACGCACGTTGACGGAATTTACACCGCAAATCCGGAATGGGTAGCTTCTGCCAAACGAATTGAACAATTAAATTACAGCGAAGCTAACGAATTAGCAACTTTTGGAGCGTCAATTCTTCATGCAAAAACCATTGTTCCGTTAATTGAAAAGAAAATTCCTTTACGAATTTTAAATACCTTGAATCCTGAAAGCACGGGAACATTAATTTCTGCCGAACCAACGCCAAACGGAGTAAAATCGTTAACGGTTCTTCAAAATGTTGCCTTAATTAATTTTCATGGAAAGGGTTTGTTTGGAAAAGTAGGTGTCGATGCTCGAATTTTCAATGCGTTGGCAAAAAACAACATCAGCGTAAGCGTTATTTCTCAAGGTTCGTCTGAACGCGGATTGGGATTTGTTGTAAATGATACTGAAGCTACTGTTGCAAAAGAACTTTTAGAACAAGAATTTCAGCACGATTTTTATACAAAAGATGTCGAAAACATCAGTATTAACAACAATATTGCCGTAGTTTCAATCATTGGACAGGATCTAAAATCGTTTCACAAACCTTACAGCGCGTTGGTAAAAAACGGCATTGTGCCTATCCTTTTCAACAATTCGGTTTCGGGAAAAAACATCAGTTTGGTGATCGAAAAAGAACAATTTAAAAAGGCATTACACGTAATTCACGGACAAATTTTCGGAGTAAATAAAACAGTAAATATCGCGGTTGTTGGCAAAGGAACTGTAGGCAGCGTGTTAATTGATCAAATTATTGCTTCAAAAAATCAGATTGCCGAACGTAAAAATATCGATTTAAACATTTTTGCAATTGCAAATTCACATTCGGTTTACTTCAGTACAAACGGTTTCAACGCCAATTGGCAAAATCAGTTCAATACACCGCAACCAAATTCGCTTTCGTCTATCATCGACTATGCAAAAGAGCATCATTTAGAAAATTTAATTTTAATTGATAATACGGCGGCAGAATCGCTTCCAAACCGATATAATGATTTTATTGATAATGGATTTGATATCGTTTCATCGAACAAAATTGCAAACACGCTTTCGTTTGAATTTTATAAAAATTTGCGTAAGAATTTAAAGAAAAATCAGAAACAATATTTATACGAAACCAATGTTGGTGCGGGTTTACCTTTGATAGATAATATAAAATTACTGCATTTGTCGGGCGAAAATATTACCAAAATAAAAGGAGTTTTTTCGGGAACGTTGAGTTATATTTTTAATCTTTTTTCGGTTGAAAACAAACCGTTTTCTGAAGTTTTAAGAGCAGCAATCGAAAAAGGATTCACCGAACCCGATCCTCGTGATGATTTATCTGGAACCGATGTTGCCCGTAAATTATTGATTCTTGCCCGTGAATTAGATTTAGAAAATGAACTGCAAGATATATCCATTCAAAACTTGATTCCTACTGAATTTCAATCATTAACCGTTCAAGAATTTTTAGAACAGTTAAGCGGTTTAAATAATCATTACGATGAATTAAAACAGCAGTTAAAAGCGAATGAAGTTTTGCGTTACGTTGGCGAATTATCGGGAGATTTACAGCAACAAAAAGGAGTTTTAGAAACAAAATTGATAAAAGTGGATAAAAATTCTGCTTTGGGGCAATTATCTGGATCTGACAGTATTTTCGAGATTTATACAGAATCTTACGGTGACAGACCGATTATTATTCAAGGAGCCGGGGCTGGCGCACAAGTTACCGCTCGTGGCGTTTTTGGGGATATTTTACGTTTAGCAGAAAAAAAATAATACAACAAGAATTTACGTCAGTTCGAGCTTGTCGAGAACTTCTCGATACGGTTTTTCCATAAACCTACTCGAAGTGACGCTATGACAGTTAATTGTCATTTAATTTAAGAGTAAAATGAAAAAAGAAACATTAGCAATAAGAAATCAAACCGAACGCACCCAGTATTTAGAACACAGCACTCCATTATTTTTAACATCGAGCTTTGTTTTTGAAGATGCAGAAGATATGCGTGCATCGTTCGCAGAAGAAAAAGACCGAAACATTTATTCGCGCTTTAGCAACCCAAATGTATCCGAATTTATAGAAAAAATGGTATTGCTTGAAAATGCTGAAGCCGGTGTTGGCTTTGCAACCGGAATGGCAGCGGTTTACAACACGTTGGTTACCTTTTTAAACAGCGGCGATCACATTGTTTCTGCAAGCAGCGTTTTTGGTTCAACGCATACTTTGTTTACCAAATATCTGCCGAAATGGAATATTGAAACTACGTATTTCAACATCAGCGAACCGGAAACTATTGAGACTAAAATACAGTCGAACACCAAAATATTGTTTGTTGAAACACCTACAAATCCTGGAGTTGAAATAATTGATTTGGAATTTTTGGGCGATTTGGCTAAAAAGCACAACCTTGTATTAATTGTTGATAATACATTCGCAACCCCAATTATTCAAAACCCGATTGATTTTGGTGCACATTTAGTTATTCACTCGGCTACAAAATTAATCGATGGTCAAGGCAGAGCTTTAGGCGGTGTAACTGTTGGTTCAAAAGAATTGATACGCGAAATTTATCTATTTTCTCGCAACACAGGTCCGTCATTAGCACCTTTTAACGCGTGGCTTTTCTCTAAA is from Flavobacterium dauae and encodes:
- a CDS encoding trans-sulfuration enzyme family protein, encoding MKKETLAIRNQTERTQYLEHSTPLFLTSSFVFEDAEDMRASFAEEKDRNIYSRFSNPNVSEFIEKMVLLENAEAGVGFATGMAAVYNTLVTFLNSGDHIVSASSVFGSTHTLFTKYLPKWNIETTYFNISEPETIETKIQSNTKILFVETPTNPGVEIIDLEFLGDLAKKHNLVLIVDNTFATPIIQNPIDFGAHLVIHSATKLIDGQGRALGGVTVGSKELIREIYLFSRNTGPSLAPFNAWLFSKSLETLSIRVEKHSENALKVAQFLESHPAVSSVKYPFLPSHPQYQIAKKQMKLGGNIIAFELNGGKDAGKKFIDSIKLFSISANLGDTRTIVTHPATSTHSKLNATELAEANLTEGLIRISVGLEHIDDIITELNTTFL
- the thrA gene encoding bifunctional aspartate kinase/homoserine dehydrogenase I → MKIIKFGGKSLATLHKNAHLFQIIEKNLNLSALIIVVSAIGNTTDLLLELLQKAKNQLPYNDTLEELKRLNFYPKIDTEEHFKLIENILQGVSLIQDFSPKVQDLLVAQGELISSKVVTQLLLNQNLQATFLNSTQLIKTDAYFTAANVNETLTEIEIQDFLQRYSNNKLIVLGGFIGSTTENEITTLGRNGSNLTAALFAKYANAEEFLNFTHVDGIYTANPEWVASAKRIEQLNYSEANELATFGASILHAKTIVPLIEKKIPLRILNTLNPESTGTLISAEPTPNGVKSLTVLQNVALINFHGKGLFGKVGVDARIFNALAKNNISVSVISQGSSERGLGFVVNDTEATVAKELLEQEFQHDFYTKDVENISINNNIAVVSIIGQDLKSFHKPYSALVKNGIVPILFNNSVSGKNISLVIEKEQFKKALHVIHGQIFGVNKTVNIAVVGKGTVGSVLIDQIIASKNQIAERKNIDLNIFAIANSHSVYFSTNGFNANWQNQFNTPQPNSLSSIIDYAKEHHLENLILIDNTAAESLPNRYNDFIDNGFDIVSSNKIANTLSFEFYKNLRKNLKKNQKQYLYETNVGAGLPLIDNIKLLHLSGENITKIKGVFSGTLSYIFNLFSVENKPFSEVLRAAIEKGFTEPDPRDDLSGTDVARKLLILARELDLENELQDISIQNLIPTEFQSLTVQEFLEQLSGLNNHYDELKQQLKANEVLRYVGELSGDLQQQKGVLETKLIKVDKNSALGQLSGSDSIFEIYTESYGDRPIIIQGAGAGAQVTARGVFGDILRLAEKK
- a CDS encoding alpha/beta fold hydrolase, with the protein product MCLQSIVISPSEIGFNSPKNFNLSYQIFGKPLGIAPIVLVNHALTGNSLVSGTSGWWNQLIGKNLTINTERFTILAFDIPGNGYDNKIENLITNYKDFSTKIIAQLFWKALEKLNISELFAIIGGSLGGAIAWEMIFLQPNKIELLIPIACNYKASDWLIGNVLVQDSILNHSSNPIEDARMHAMLLYRTPESFQAKFQNKYDDSHQSFQVESWLNYHGKALKDRFKLDSYKLMNHLLKTIGQDISKDDFNNFLQNTNTKIQIISVNSDYMFTEKEQNRTYQFIKKHYPNIQYSIIESIHGHDAFLIEYEQLDQILKKHFKKT